A genomic region of Elephas maximus indicus isolate mEleMax1 chromosome 10, mEleMax1 primary haplotype, whole genome shotgun sequence contains the following coding sequences:
- the GMFB gene encoding glia maturation factor beta, with protein MSESLVVCDVAEDLVEKLRKFRFRKETNNAAIIMKIDKDKRLVVLDEELEGISPDELKDELPERQPRFIVYSYKYQHDDGRVSYPLCFIFSSPVGCKPEQQMMYAGSKNKLVQTAELTKVFEIRNTEDLTEEWLREKLGFFH; from the exons ATG agtGAATCTTTGGTGGTTTGTGATGTTGCTGAAGATTTAGTGGAAAAGCTGAGAAAGTTTCGTTTTCGTAAAGAAACGAACAATGCTGCCATTATAA tgaAGATTGACAAGGATAAACGCCTGGTGGTGCTGGATGAGGAGCTTGAG GGCATTTCACCTGATGAACTTAAAGATGAACTGCCTGAACGACAACCTCG CTTCATTGTGTATAGTTATAAATATCAGCATGATGATGGAAGAGTTTCATATCCTTTGTGCTTTATTTTCTCCAGTCCTGTTG GGTGTAAGCCTGAACAGCAGATGATGTATGCTGGGAGTAAGAATAAGCTAGTCCAAACAGCTGAACTCACCAAG GTCTTTGAAATAAGAAATACTGAAGACCTAACTGAAGAATGGTTACGTGAGAAACTTGGATTTTTCCACTAA